The following are encoded in a window of Telmatobacter sp. DSM 110680 genomic DNA:
- a CDS encoding 2Fe-2S iron-sulfur cluster-binding protein, translated as MQFLINGKSIEADFDVRTSLLDLLRDHLGLPGSKKGCNQGACGACTVLVDGERILSCLALAVQYQGRSITTIEGLADSGLHPLQQSFIEHDGFQCGYCTPGQICSAVAMIEEIKRGLPSHVTADLSADAIALSHDELRERMSGNLCRCGAYNGIVDAITEVYAETTE; from the coding sequence ATGCAATTCCTCATTAACGGCAAATCGATCGAGGCCGATTTTGATGTGCGAACCTCGCTGCTCGACCTGCTTCGCGATCACCTCGGCTTACCCGGATCCAAAAAGGGATGCAACCAGGGAGCGTGCGGCGCCTGCACGGTGCTGGTGGATGGTGAGCGCATTCTTTCCTGCCTCGCTCTCGCGGTGCAATATCAAGGGCGCTCGATCACCACGATCGAAGGATTGGCCGACAGCGGGCTGCACCCTCTGCAGCAATCTTTCATTGAGCACGACGGATTCCAATGCGGGTATTGCACTCCGGGGCAGATCTGCTCTGCAGTTGCCATGATCGAGGAGATCAAGCGCGGACTGCCAAGTCACGTGACCGCTGATTTGTCGGCGGATGCAATTGCGCTGAGCCACGACGAATTGCGCGAGCGCATGAGCGGCAATCTATGCCGTTGCGGGGCTTACAACGGCATCGTCGACGCAATCACCGAGGTTTATGCGGAGACTACAGAATGA
- a CDS encoding xanthine dehydrogenase family protein subunit M: MNTFTYARPGDAAEAHRLGSAIEAKYLGGGTNLVDLMREALERPAALVDVTGLSTTIEEREGGGLLIGAGVRNTAVAEHHAVRTRYPVLARAILAGASAQIRNMATVGGNVLQRTRCTYFYDDDGARCNKRTPGQGCDAIEGFNRTHAILGASSACVATHSSDMCVALAALGAIVHLRGTNGERTLPITDFHLLPEGHPETETALQPGELITAIELLPVSFAVRSTYRKVRDRSSYAFALVSVAAALELNDGKVKDVRLALGGVAHKPWRAFKAEAALKGQPVTETAFRAAAEAELSAAVPLRDNAFKIELAKRTITAVLMELATEKA; this comes from the coding sequence ATGAACACTTTTACTTATGCACGCCCGGGCGATGCAGCGGAAGCGCACCGTTTGGGGTCCGCAATCGAGGCGAAGTATCTCGGTGGCGGTACGAATCTCGTTGATTTGATGCGCGAGGCGCTGGAGCGGCCCGCCGCGCTGGTTGACGTGACCGGCCTTTCCACCACGATCGAAGAACGCGAGGGAGGCGGATTGTTGATTGGAGCCGGGGTCCGCAATACTGCGGTCGCTGAGCATCACGCCGTTCGGACTCGCTATCCCGTTCTAGCACGCGCGATTCTCGCCGGAGCCTCAGCACAGATTCGTAACATGGCAACGGTGGGAGGCAACGTGCTGCAACGAACGCGATGCACCTACTTCTATGACGACGATGGAGCACGGTGCAACAAACGCACGCCGGGGCAAGGCTGCGACGCGATTGAGGGCTTCAATCGGACTCATGCGATTCTTGGCGCTTCGTCTGCCTGTGTCGCGACGCACTCCTCAGACATGTGCGTCGCCTTGGCGGCGCTCGGAGCTATCGTTCATCTTCGCGGGACGAATGGCGAGCGGACCTTACCGATTACCGATTTTCACCTTCTGCCGGAAGGGCATCCCGAAACTGAAACAGCACTACAGCCCGGTGAACTGATCACTGCGATCGAACTGCTGCCGGTGTCGTTTGCCGTCCGGTCAACCTATCGCAAGGTTCGTGACCGTTCGAGCTATGCCTTTGCGCTGGTCTCTGTCGCCGCGGCGCTGGAGTTAAACGATGGGAAGGTAAAGGATGTGCGACTGGCACTCGGCGGCGTTGCTCACAAGCCCTGGCGCGCATTCAAGGCAGAGGCAGCGCTCAAGGGCCAACCCGTAACGGAAACTGCATTTCGCGCGGCAGCGGAAGCGGAGTTGTCCGCGGCAGTGCCGCTGCGCGATAACGCGTTCAAGATCGAACTCGCCAAACGCACCATAACAGCGGTTCTGATGGAACTTGCCACGGAGAAGGCATGA
- a CDS encoding xanthine dehydrogenase family protein molybdopterin-binding subunit, whose product MSAIKNAVQAVMKKAVEVAPDSWLPGGKPDPLIQHKHGLIGAPVSRVDGQLKVTGTAPFAAEFAVEGMVYAALVYSTIPKGRIKMLDTAAAEAAPGVVLVMTHKNAPKMKPTPLFNTSPKAAGPTSLPILQDDSIHWNGEAIAVVLAETQEEADYAKSLIRVSYEAEHGMVSFDQAKMHARLPESVLGEPAKIESGDAEKALAAARYKVDVSYMTPRYNHNAIELHAATLFWDEDGDLFIHDANQAVVQSAWTIAQVFGIKEENVHITSPYVGGGFGGKTLWHHHVLGAAAAKVSGRPVRIVLSREGVYRTVGGRTTTEQRVAIGANAEGKFEALIHTGTAAMTAHNDCPEQFTFPARHLYSAANFKMVQQVADMDMLANTFMRAPGESIGTFALECTVDELAEQMGIDPIELRIRNEPEKDPTSGKPFSSRHIVEAYRAGAERFGWDKRNSKPSSHREGEWLVGMGCATATYPYYRMPGGAARITLTKDGAATIEVAAHEMGMGTATAQAQVAAERLGLPMECVRVKYGDSSLAGQFLAGGSSQTASIGASVITAQRELVAQLLKLAGKDSPLHGLSADKVGGLNRGLCKLDEPARCESYAAILRRANRDEITAEASASPPLEMMHWSMHSFGAMFAEVLVNAITGETRVSRFLGSFDCGRILNAKTASSQFRGGIIMGIGMALMEETQFDERNGRIANPSLAEYHVPVHMDVPPIDIIWTDIPDPHTPMGARGIGEIGITGTGAAIANAVYNACGKRVRELPITLDKILT is encoded by the coding sequence ATGAGCGCAATCAAGAATGCGGTACAGGCGGTGATGAAGAAGGCGGTGGAAGTGGCGCCCGACAGCTGGCTTCCGGGCGGCAAGCCTGATCCGCTCATTCAGCATAAGCATGGGTTGATCGGCGCACCGGTATCGCGCGTGGACGGCCAGCTGAAAGTTACCGGGACGGCTCCGTTCGCGGCTGAATTTGCGGTGGAGGGCATGGTCTATGCCGCGCTGGTTTACAGCACAATCCCGAAAGGCCGAATCAAGATGCTGGATACGGCTGCAGCTGAAGCAGCCCCGGGCGTCGTGCTGGTGATGACGCACAAGAATGCGCCGAAGATGAAGCCGACACCGCTCTTCAATACGAGTCCCAAGGCGGCTGGGCCTACCAGTCTGCCAATCCTGCAGGATGATTCGATTCACTGGAATGGCGAAGCGATTGCGGTAGTTCTGGCGGAGACGCAGGAAGAAGCGGATTACGCAAAGTCACTCATTCGCGTGAGCTATGAGGCCGAGCACGGCATGGTGTCGTTTGATCAGGCGAAGATGCATGCCCGCTTGCCGGAGAGTGTTCTGGGCGAGCCCGCAAAGATAGAAAGTGGGGATGCCGAAAAGGCGCTTGCTGCCGCTCGATACAAAGTTGACGTCAGCTACATGACGCCGCGCTACAACCACAACGCGATTGAATTGCACGCGGCAACTCTCTTCTGGGATGAGGATGGCGACCTCTTCATTCATGACGCCAATCAGGCCGTAGTGCAGTCGGCATGGACGATTGCCCAGGTATTCGGGATCAAAGAGGAGAACGTGCATATCACGTCGCCGTACGTCGGCGGCGGATTTGGCGGCAAGACACTTTGGCATCACCATGTTCTCGGAGCTGCAGCGGCGAAGGTCTCAGGGCGTCCGGTTCGAATCGTGCTTTCGCGCGAAGGCGTCTACCGCACCGTGGGCGGGCGTACGACTACCGAGCAGCGCGTTGCCATCGGCGCCAACGCAGAGGGGAAGTTCGAAGCTCTCATTCACACCGGAACCGCCGCGATGACAGCCCACAACGATTGTCCAGAACAGTTCACCTTTCCGGCGCGACACCTCTATTCCGCCGCAAACTTCAAAATGGTGCAGCAGGTCGCGGACATGGATATGCTGGCGAACACGTTCATGCGCGCGCCGGGCGAGTCGATCGGCACGTTTGCGCTGGAATGCACCGTTGATGAGCTTGCCGAGCAAATGGGAATCGATCCGATTGAGCTGCGAATTCGCAACGAGCCAGAAAAGGACCCAACATCGGGCAAGCCATTTTCATCGCGACATATCGTGGAAGCATATCGCGCAGGCGCGGAGCGCTTCGGCTGGGATAAACGGAATTCCAAACCGAGTTCGCATCGCGAAGGCGAATGGCTGGTGGGCATGGGCTGTGCGACAGCGACCTATCCTTACTACCGCATGCCCGGCGGTGCGGCTCGCATCACCCTCACCAAGGATGGTGCCGCTACGATCGAAGTTGCGGCTCATGAAATGGGAATGGGAACAGCTACCGCGCAAGCCCAGGTTGCGGCGGAACGGCTCGGTCTTCCCATGGAATGCGTGCGCGTGAAATACGGAGATTCCTCGCTGGCTGGACAGTTCCTTGCGGGTGGCTCGTCGCAGACCGCTTCGATTGGAGCATCCGTCATCACGGCACAGCGCGAATTGGTAGCTCAACTGCTGAAGCTGGCCGGCAAAGACTCTCCGCTGCACGGATTGAGCGCGGACAAAGTCGGCGGCTTGAATAGAGGACTTTGCAAGCTCGATGAGCCTGCGCGTTGCGAGAGCTATGCGGCCATTCTGCGCCGTGCAAATCGCGACGAAATCACTGCGGAGGCAAGTGCGTCTCCGCCGCTTGAAATGATGCACTGGTCGATGCATTCATTCGGAGCCATGTTTGCGGAAGTTCTCGTGAATGCGATCACGGGTGAAACTCGCGTCAGCCGCTTTCTGGGTTCATTTGACTGCGGGCGCATCCTCAATGCGAAGACTGCCAGCAGTCAGTTTCGAGGCGGCATCATTATGGGTATCGGGATGGCGCTGATGGAAGAGACGCAGTTCGACGAGCGCAACGGACGCATCGCTAATCCCAGCCTCGCCGAATACCATGTGCCCGTGCACATGGACGTTCCACCTATCGACATCATCTGGACCGACATACCTGATCCGCACACTCCCATGGGAGCGCGGGGAATAGGCGAAATTGGCATCACGGGAACCGGCGCGGCAATCGCGAATGCCGTCTATAACGCGTGCGGCAAGCGGGTTCGCGAGCTGCCAATCACACTGGACAAAATACTGACTTAG
- a CDS encoding tyrosine-type recombinase/integrase, with protein sequence MANSKVALVRRVKTDKGWRYYPAAYAANGKVQPGLVIADDKEVKYTVGHYALRYYQGTRLIFEALKGATPAGAEAKRMLKESRLSALIVAREAGIAIKTSDPLKRKTLAAQLSQFLTDTADRGSLKAFEAYRLACGEFLKVIGRQYADEIEPEDIVKFQKALAERGMSARTVSNRHTNVKTFLKFLEYDTKKLPKPPKYDKTMPEIYSDKELNSLFKAVTCPRENLLYRLLLQTGVREQEAMFLEWEDIDRETKVLRLRSKVKRWGFRLKDFEERELPLSDDLIARLMTYKRKHAGVSTLIFSRDGKPDSHMLRTLKRQVRRAELDCGKCDGCQGKYRECERWFLHKFRATFCTKMHRNPEIDLRTLQSLMGHSDLASTMRYLRPAEKVQTQALVNRMKWS encoded by the coding sequence GTGGCGAACAGCAAAGTGGCTCTGGTGAGAAGAGTCAAAACGGACAAAGGCTGGAGATATTACCCGGCCGCTTACGCCGCGAACGGTAAGGTACAACCCGGACTGGTCATCGCCGATGATAAGGAAGTCAAGTACACGGTTGGGCACTACGCGCTGCGGTACTACCAGGGAACGAGGCTCATCTTTGAGGCTCTCAAGGGAGCCACTCCCGCCGGAGCCGAAGCCAAGCGCATGTTGAAGGAATCGCGCCTATCGGCATTGATCGTCGCAAGAGAAGCCGGAATCGCCATCAAGACATCCGATCCTTTGAAGCGTAAGACTCTCGCTGCCCAGCTCAGTCAATTCCTAACGGACACCGCAGACCGTGGATCACTGAAGGCTTTCGAAGCTTATCGGCTGGCTTGTGGCGAGTTCTTGAAGGTGATCGGACGTCAGTATGCTGACGAGATTGAGCCGGAAGACATCGTGAAGTTCCAGAAAGCACTCGCCGAACGCGGCATGAGCGCACGAACGGTGAGCAACCGCCACACGAACGTGAAGACGTTCCTGAAGTTCTTGGAATACGACACCAAGAAATTGCCCAAGCCCCCCAAGTATGACAAGACCATGCCGGAAATCTATTCCGACAAAGAGCTGAACTCATTGTTCAAAGCCGTGACCTGTCCAAGGGAAAACCTCCTTTACCGGCTACTGCTCCAGACCGGTGTGCGAGAACAGGAAGCGATGTTTCTTGAATGGGAAGACATTGATCGTGAAACGAAGGTGCTGAGACTGCGATCGAAGGTCAAGCGGTGGGGATTCAGGCTGAAGGACTTTGAAGAGCGCGAACTGCCGTTGTCTGATGACCTAATTGCGAGGTTGATGACTTACAAGCGAAAGCATGCTGGTGTCTCTACGTTGATCTTCTCGAGGGACGGGAAACCGGACAGCCACATGCTTCGCACTCTCAAACGGCAGGTTCGGCGCGCAGAACTAGATTGTGGCAAGTGCGATGGGTGCCAGGGAAAGTACAGGGAATGTGAGCGCTGGTTTCTTCACAAGTTCAGGGCGACGTTCTGCACCAAAATGCACCGCAATCCAGAGATAGATCTTAGAACTCTGCAAAGCCTGATGGGCCATTCGGATTTGGCCAGCACCATGCGGTATCTGCGACCGGCAGAAAAGGTGCAAACCCAGGCGCTAGTGAATCGGATGAAGTGGAGCTAA
- a CDS encoding helix-turn-helix domain-containing protein, whose translation MGNNSHVSCLPKLVGAAIVADSIGWSRKHVYEMAQKGQLPHYRFQGSVRFDPKEIAEWLESHKIAA comes from the coding sequence ATGGGAAACAACTCCCATGTGTCCTGCTTGCCGAAACTGGTCGGTGCCGCGATTGTCGCGGATTCGATCGGCTGGTCACGCAAGCACGTTTACGAGATGGCCCAGAAGGGCCAACTCCCCCACTACCGCTTTCAGGGGTCAGTCCGATTCGATCCGAAAGAGATCGCTGAATGGCTGGAATCCCACAAGATCGCGGCTTAA